The following are from one region of the Actinoplanes sp. L3-i22 genome:
- the pcrA gene encoding DNA helicase PcrA — MRPSSEPSDNALFALPTAVPPAPVRPAPRRSADPEALLEGLNGPQRDAVTHAGGPLLIVAGAGSGKTRVLTHRIAYLLAARNVHPGEIMAITFTNKAAGEMKERVAHLVGPRARLMWVSTFHSACVRILRAEHEHAGLKSTFSIYDADDSRRLMTLVARELDLDPKRYTARGLAAQVSNLKNELVDPETFKQRANGPNERAVSEAYELYQRRLREAHALDFDDIIMSVVHLFQSHPLVAEAYRRRFRHVMVDEYQDTNHAQYTLIRELVGKDHEDPSELCVVGDADQSIYAFRGATIRNILEFERDYPSARTILLEQNYRSTQTILSAANAVIDRNTSRKPKRLWSDQGAGEQIVGYVADTEHAEADWVAREIDRLTDNHDVRPGDVAVFYRTNNQSRVFEEVFIRVGLPYKVVGGVRFYERKEVRDALGYLRAIVNDDDTVSIRRVLNTPKRGIGDRAEACVEALSNRDRISFGQALRHARNAPGISTRAANSILDFVRLLDDLRELALTAPPEEVLESVLQRSGLLSELEESLDPQDQGRVENLQELVSVAREYTERVESQASEDDPEAPAATLAGFLEQVALVADADQIPSDDPDHQGVVTLMTLHTAKGLEFPVVFLTGLEDGIFPHMRAMSDNTELEEERRLAYVGITRARQRLYLSRAVTRSQWGQPQYNPPSRFTDELPAELVRWERTGGSYTSWSGTGGGHGGRAGGDRGRGGGFAGGTPKAQRIAERLGIDASKLSTASELKQAPKVEPGDRVNHQRYGLGRVVTVEGQGPGARAQIDFGDQVMWLILRHAPIEKI, encoded by the coding sequence ATGCGACCTTCATCTGAACCTTCCGACAACGCCCTGTTCGCGCTGCCCACGGCCGTTCCCCCGGCGCCCGTGCGGCCGGCCCCGCGGAGATCCGCCGACCCCGAGGCTCTGCTCGAAGGGCTGAACGGCCCGCAACGGGACGCGGTGACCCACGCCGGGGGCCCGCTGCTGATCGTGGCCGGCGCCGGCTCGGGCAAGACCCGGGTGCTGACCCACCGGATCGCGTACCTGCTGGCCGCGCGGAACGTGCACCCCGGCGAGATCATGGCGATCACGTTCACCAACAAGGCGGCCGGCGAGATGAAGGAGCGGGTCGCCCACCTGGTCGGCCCGCGCGCCCGGCTGATGTGGGTGTCGACGTTCCACTCGGCCTGTGTGCGGATCCTGCGCGCCGAGCACGAGCACGCCGGGCTGAAGAGCACGTTCTCGATCTACGACGCGGACGACTCGCGCCGGCTGATGACCCTGGTCGCCCGGGAGCTGGATCTGGACCCGAAGCGGTACACCGCGCGGGGCCTGGCCGCCCAGGTGTCGAATCTGAAGAACGAGCTGGTCGACCCGGAGACGTTCAAGCAGCGGGCGAACGGGCCGAACGAGCGGGCCGTGTCGGAGGCGTACGAGTTGTATCAGCGCCGCCTGCGTGAGGCGCACGCGCTGGACTTCGACGACATCATCATGTCGGTGGTGCACCTGTTCCAGTCGCACCCGCTGGTCGCCGAGGCGTACCGGCGCCGGTTCCGGCACGTGATGGTCGACGAGTACCAGGACACCAACCACGCGCAGTACACGCTGATCCGCGAGCTGGTCGGCAAGGATCACGAGGACCCGTCCGAGCTGTGCGTGGTCGGTGACGCCGACCAGTCGATCTACGCGTTCCGGGGCGCCACGATCCGCAACATCCTGGAGTTCGAGCGGGACTACCCGTCCGCGCGGACCATCCTGCTGGAGCAGAACTACCGCTCCACCCAGACGATCCTCTCCGCGGCGAACGCGGTGATCGACCGGAACACCTCGCGCAAGCCCAAGCGGCTCTGGAGCGACCAGGGCGCCGGCGAGCAGATCGTGGGCTACGTCGCCGACACCGAGCACGCCGAGGCCGACTGGGTGGCCCGGGAGATCGACCGGCTGACCGACAACCATGACGTCCGCCCCGGTGACGTCGCCGTCTTCTACCGCACCAACAACCAGTCCCGGGTGTTCGAGGAGGTGTTCATCCGGGTCGGCCTGCCCTACAAGGTGGTCGGCGGGGTGCGCTTCTACGAGCGCAAGGAGGTGCGGGACGCGCTGGGCTACCTGCGCGCGATCGTGAACGACGACGACACGGTCAGCATCCGGCGCGTGCTGAACACGCCGAAGCGCGGGATCGGGGACCGGGCCGAGGCGTGCGTCGAGGCGCTGTCGAACCGGGACCGGATCTCGTTCGGCCAGGCGCTGCGGCACGCGCGGAACGCGCCAGGCATCTCCACCCGCGCGGCGAACAGCATTCTGGACTTCGTGCGGCTCCTCGACGACCTGCGGGAGCTGGCGCTGACCGCCCCGCCGGAGGAGGTGCTGGAGTCGGTGCTGCAGCGCTCCGGGCTGCTCAGCGAGCTGGAGGAGAGCCTCGACCCGCAGGACCAGGGCCGGGTGGAGAACCTGCAGGAGCTCGTCAGCGTCGCCCGGGAGTACACCGAACGGGTGGAGTCGCAGGCGAGCGAGGACGATCCGGAAGCGCCGGCGGCGACGCTGGCCGGGTTCCTGGAGCAGGTGGCCCTGGTCGCGGACGCCGACCAGATCCCCTCCGACGACCCCGATCACCAGGGCGTGGTCACGCTGATGACCCTGCACACCGCGAAGGGCCTGGAGTTCCCGGTGGTGTTCCTGACCGGCCTGGAGGACGGCATCTTCCCGCACATGCGGGCGATGTCCGACAACACCGAGCTGGAGGAGGAGCGCCGGTTGGCGTACGTCGGGATCACCCGCGCCCGCCAGCGCCTCTACCTGTCCCGCGCGGTGACCCGCTCGCAGTGGGGCCAGCCGCAGTACAACCCGCCGTCGCGGTTCACCGACGAGCTGCCGGCCGAGCTGGTGCGCTGGGAGCGCACCGGCGGGTCGTACACGTCCTGGTCCGGCACGGGTGGCGGGCACGGCGGCCGGGCCGGCGGCGACCGGGGCCGGGGTGGCGGTTTCGCCGGCGGCACGCCGAAGGCGCAGCGGATCGCCGAGCGGCTCGGCATCGACGCGAGCAAGCTGTCCACCGCGAGCGAGCTCAAGCAGGCGCCGAAGGTGGAGCCCGGCGACCGGGTCAACCACCAGCGTTACGGCCTGGGCCGGGTGGTCACCGTGGAGGGGCAGGGCCCCGGCGCCCGCGCGCAGATCGACTTCGGCGATCAAGTGATGTGGCTGATCCTGCGGCACGCCCCGATCGAGAAGATCTAA
- a CDS encoding M23 family metallopeptidase, protein MGQTTAAGANGRHRQERLGRHRAPVFPALFASRSRSVLSLTALTATLATGIGIAGAAASAAGPGDHSSSRGHTAAHATAALPIVPPSGDEAPGKTYPRLGTDDEGLGIAAGLGVSSAAPVLRKAKPAPAIVPLVASHGTTGGTGTGWVNPNPAARVTSCFGQRWGRLHAGVDLAAPDGSPILAAGAGVVVRAGAAEGYGNAVLIDHGDGWLTHYGHMSRIAVTVGQVVRAGEQIGDEGSTGHSTGPHLHFEVHEGHYKNPIEPTAWMHQRGVDIPGCDTY, encoded by the coding sequence GTGGGGCAGACAACGGCTGCGGGCGCCAACGGGCGGCACCGTCAGGAACGCCTCGGCCGGCACCGGGCCCCGGTCTTCCCGGCACTCTTCGCCAGCCGCAGCCGGTCCGTCCTCTCCCTCACCGCGCTGACCGCCACGCTCGCCACCGGGATCGGGATCGCCGGCGCCGCCGCCTCGGCGGCCGGCCCGGGCGACCACTCCTCCAGCCGCGGGCACACCGCCGCGCACGCCACCGCCGCCCTCCCGATCGTCCCGCCCAGCGGTGACGAGGCGCCCGGCAAGACGTACCCCCGGCTCGGCACCGACGACGAGGGGCTGGGCATCGCGGCCGGCCTGGGCGTCTCCTCGGCCGCGCCGGTGCTGCGCAAGGCAAAGCCGGCCCCCGCGATCGTCCCGCTGGTGGCCTCGCACGGCACGACCGGCGGGACCGGCACCGGCTGGGTGAACCCGAACCCGGCCGCCCGGGTCACGTCCTGCTTCGGGCAGCGCTGGGGCCGCCTGCACGCCGGCGTGGACCTGGCCGCGCCGGACGGCAGCCCGATCCTCGCGGCCGGCGCCGGCGTCGTGGTCCGGGCCGGGGCGGCCGAGGGCTACGGCAACGCCGTGCTGATCGACCACGGCGACGGCTGGCTCACCCACTACGGCCACATGTCCCGGATCGCGGTGACCGTCGGCCAGGTCGTGCGGGCCGGCGAGCAGATCGGCGACGAGGGCTCGACCGGGCACTCGACCGGCCCGCACCTGCACTTCGAGGTGCACGAGGGGCACTACAAGAACCCGATCGAACCGACCGCGTGGATGCATCAGCGCGGGGTGGACATTCCCGGCTGCGATACGTACTGA
- a CDS encoding M23 family metallopeptidase yields the protein MRQRLSSEPDRYRGRRRVPTPPRSRYAAVVTSAFVGAGVVALGAANLSDAKTISPDVLQSLDQSQQSQAASDALANRTDATRASRSENRDATAKAGTKLSDEEAAAEVYLLPVDDYQFTSAFGVRFGKLHAGIDLAAPEGTPYKAVHGGTVTAAGYNGGYGYSITVQQDDGTEIIYAHSRRLLVKKGDTVKAGQVVGEIGNTGYSYGTHLHLEIHVSGKPIDPITFLKAHGVDIQLQTESVYASMAAAEAAS from the coding sequence GTGCGCCAGCGCTTGTCGTCTGAGCCCGATCGCTATCGCGGCCGCCGCCGTGTACCTACCCCTCCGCGCAGCCGTTACGCCGCAGTCGTCACCTCCGCCTTCGTCGGGGCCGGTGTGGTCGCCCTCGGCGCCGCGAACCTCTCCGACGCGAAGACGATCAGCCCGGACGTCCTGCAGAGCCTCGACCAGTCGCAGCAGTCCCAGGCCGCCTCCGACGCGCTGGCGAACCGTACGGACGCCACCCGCGCCTCCCGTAGCGAGAACCGGGACGCCACCGCCAAGGCCGGCACGAAGCTCTCCGACGAGGAAGCCGCCGCCGAGGTCTACCTGCTGCCGGTCGACGACTACCAGTTCACCTCGGCGTTCGGGGTCCGGTTCGGCAAGCTGCACGCCGGCATCGACCTGGCCGCCCCGGAGGGCACGCCCTACAAGGCGGTGCACGGCGGCACGGTGACCGCGGCCGGCTACAACGGCGGCTACGGCTACTCGATCACCGTCCAGCAGGACGACGGCACCGAGATCATCTACGCCCACTCCCGGCGGCTGCTGGTGAAGAAGGGCGACACGGTCAAGGCCGGGCAGGTGGTCGGCGAGATCGGGAACACCGGTTACTCGTACGGCACGCACCTGCACCTCGAGATCCACGTCAGCGGCAAGCCGATCGACCCGATCACCTTCCTCAAGGCGCACGGGGTCGACATCCAGCTCCAGACCGAGTCGGTCTACGCGAGCATGGCCGCGGCCGAAGCCGCCTCCTAA